The Sediminispirochaeta smaragdinae DSM 11293 genome has a segment encoding these proteins:
- a CDS encoding carbohydrate ABC transporter permease, producing MVYSVGITFYQWNLLRADLGMRFTGLSNYIQLLSDPFTWEVVGRTLLFVVGAVGLELVLGCMIALFLNTDFFGAKLLQSIVLLPFMIAPIVVGFTWRFLLSNSVGPVPPLLTSLGLGGLVSPPLLANRHLVMVVFIVVDVWQYTPFVVLVLLAGLKSLPTEPYDAAQMDGATPMQRFFLLTVPLLKPSILVAVVIRTLTAFRIFDRVMIMTGGGPGSASEVLSFYGYRTAFQSYEMGMAGAIGILTLAIAMVFTVFYIKQVGLGDS from the coding sequence ATGGTTTACTCGGTGGGTATCACCTTTTACCAGTGGAATTTGCTGCGTGCCGACCTTGGTATGCGGTTTACGGGATTGTCCAACTATATTCAGCTCCTATCGGACCCGTTTACCTGGGAGGTTGTGGGGCGAACGCTCCTCTTTGTGGTGGGAGCGGTCGGCCTTGAACTGGTGCTTGGATGTATGATTGCGCTTTTTCTCAACACCGACTTTTTTGGTGCCAAGCTCCTGCAATCCATCGTCCTGTTGCCCTTTATGATCGCTCCGATTGTCGTCGGTTTTACCTGGCGCTTTCTGCTCAGCAACTCCGTCGGGCCTGTACCACCACTGCTGACCTCCCTCGGTCTCGGGGGATTGGTCTCGCCGCCGCTCCTTGCGAACAGACATCTCGTTATGGTGGTCTTCATCGTCGTCGATGTTTGGCAGTATACGCCGTTTGTCGTGCTGGTCCTGTTGGCCGGTCTCAAGTCGCTTCCGACTGAGCCGTACGATGCGGCCCAGATGGACGGCGCCACGCCGATGCAGCGCTTCTTTTTGCTAACGGTGCCGCTACTCAAGCCATCTATCCTTGTGGCAGTGGTGATACGAACACTTACGGCGTTTCGCATTTTCGACCGCGTGATGATCATGACCGGGGGTGGGCCCGGCAGTGCGTCCGAGGTGCTCTCGTTTTACGGATACCGCACGGCGTTTCAGTCCTACGAGATGGGGATGGCCGGTGCGATTGGCATACTTACGCTTGCCATCGCCATGGTTTTTACCGTGTTTTACATTAAACAGGTCGGATTGGGGGATTCATGA
- a CDS encoding carbohydrate ABC transporter permease, producing the protein MIHIGSSRRKHVVAALTLLGAAVLLVWTLYPLAWMVVSSLKPATHEFSAQWFGFRPTFRNYGEVLREAEFLRGLFNSFLVTTISIIVSLILGTPTAYALARYDYRFKGLAMIFVLLARMTPPVVLAVPFFLLARSFGIADTYLALVAMGAFLSVPFVIWMMRGFFAEIPRELEESAIVDGCSRLTAVTRIVLPLVAPGFAATAVLCALLVWNEFFFMLILSGPATRTLPVLVNSYVSERSINWSAMSAAGTITVAPLVVFGILAQRHLVRGLTMGSLK; encoded by the coding sequence ATGATACATATCGGATCGTCGCGGCGAAAGCATGTAGTTGCGGCGCTGACCTTACTCGGTGCTGCTGTTCTTTTGGTATGGACGCTCTACCCGCTGGCATGGATGGTTGTTTCCAGCCTCAAGCCGGCTACTCACGAGTTTTCGGCACAGTGGTTTGGATTTCGACCAACGTTCAGAAACTATGGAGAAGTTTTACGTGAGGCAGAGTTTCTTCGAGGGCTATTCAACAGTTTCCTGGTGACCACGATCTCGATCATAGTCTCTCTCATCCTTGGAACGCCTACAGCCTACGCCCTTGCCAGGTACGATTACCGGTTTAAAGGCTTGGCGATGATATTTGTTCTCCTCGCCAGGATGACCCCGCCGGTGGTGCTGGCGGTTCCCTTTTTCCTGCTTGCGAGGTCTTTTGGTATTGCCGATACGTACCTCGCCCTGGTGGCCATGGGGGCATTCCTCTCGGTGCCGTTTGTCATATGGATGATGCGCGGCTTTTTCGCCGAGATACCACGGGAGCTGGAAGAATCGGCGATCGTTGACGGCTGCAGTCGTCTCACGGCTGTGACGCGGATCGTTCTTCCTCTCGTCGCGCCCGGTTTTGCAGCGACTGCAGTACTCTGTGCGCTTCTGGTCTGGAACGAGTTCTTTTTTATGCTTATTTTGAGTGGTCCTGCAACGCGCACCCTTCCGGTGCTCGTAAACTCCTACGTTTCGGAACGGTCGATCAACTGGAGTGCCATGAGTGCCGCGGGCACAATCACGGTAGCACCCCTCGTAGTATTCGGTATTCTTGCTCAACGTCACCTTGTGCGGGGACTCACCATGGGCAGCCTCAAATAG
- a CDS encoding cadherin-like beta sandwich domain-containing protein — protein MMCWKLFKKITALLVVLLLVGFTMSCNLFGGSDSDDDDDGGGGSSGGTSELITITNPAAGAVVTTETITVSGTWSGTTPDSIDVSLEGNEVNAKIGNKTWSATFTPLTKGSKLIWVTSYDADDEEIADTTIIIDYEYSLAAEGHTVTISNISKGSHTITSGYLYAFLSKNEYGDPAYISAGEEITASTSWSSTSISIENVGDYTDGYYVEVVVLENDINSTPYKSLFIGSAGSTTISLSPNDDAVVSFNTEIALQDDDASLASLSLTDADGHAISLSPTFSSDVYDYTATVGYEEGNSVTIAATANSSYAELFCDYANDDTAGWSSLDLSSPSTINLPVGTTGIEITVEAESESENAYFIELTRGAEADADDRNGTYQCSGYDEDENENYTATYVFTNGSYTYTYTATSGNYEDNGTYSASNGVLTLSDSDNAYDLFEAGSFYPDAYKRTSGTSGIIGTWKSLVEGYGYYEMLTIESDGNFSNIEYDSSDTAIETISGTYSVSNGVLTLTIKSESGDILGVCYTKYVLLSSDDYLSIGVPVSDSSNANDGGFAKQ, from the coding sequence ATGATGTGCTGGAAACTTTTTAAGAAGATCACGGCACTGCTGGTTGTGCTGCTATTAGTCGGCTTCACGATGTCCTGCAATCTTTTTGGGGGTAGCGATAGCGACGATGATGATGACGGAGGCGGCGGAAGCAGCGGTGGAACATCCGAGTTAATCACCATTACAAACCCCGCGGCCGGAGCAGTGGTTACCACAGAAACCATCACGGTAAGCGGAACCTGGAGCGGCACAACTCCGGATTCAATTGATGTTTCGCTTGAAGGCAACGAGGTCAATGCAAAAATAGGTAACAAGACGTGGTCTGCAACCTTCACTCCTTTGACCAAGGGAAGCAAGTTGATTTGGGTGACATCCTATGACGCAGATGATGAAGAGATCGCTGATACAACTATTATCATCGACTACGAGTACAGCCTCGCGGCTGAAGGTCATACCGTGACCATTTCCAATATCAGTAAGGGAAGCCACACGATCACATCCGGATACCTCTACGCCTTCTTAAGTAAGAATGAATATGGGGATCCAGCCTACATTTCCGCTGGGGAAGAAATTACGGCAAGCACATCATGGTCAAGTACATCGATAAGTATCGAAAATGTTGGAGATTATACCGACGGCTACTATGTGGAAGTAGTGGTTCTGGAAAATGACATAAACAGCACCCCCTACAAGAGTTTGTTCATAGGAAGCGCGGGGAGCACTACAATCTCGCTAAGCCCAAATGACGATGCCGTTGTTTCATTCAACACTGAAATTGCCCTTCAGGACGATGATGCAAGCCTTGCCTCCCTGAGCTTAACAGATGCCGACGGCCATGCCATCTCCCTCTCCCCTACTTTCAGCTCGGATGTGTATGACTATACGGCTACGGTAGGCTACGAAGAGGGAAATAGTGTTACTATAGCGGCCACTGCGAACAGTTCTTACGCTGAGCTCTTTTGCGATTATGCAAACGATGACACTGCGGGGTGGTCTTCCTTAGATCTTTCTTCGCCATCCACTATAAATCTTCCCGTGGGAACGACAGGCATTGAAATTACGGTAGAAGCCGAATCAGAAAGTGAAAACGCCTACTTCATCGAGCTTACACGAGGGGCTGAAGCCGATGCCGACGATCGCAACGGAACCTACCAATGCAGCGGCTACGATGAAGATGAAAATGAAAATTACACGGCCACGTATGTGTTTACTAACGGTTCATACACATATACCTACACCGCAACGAGCGGTAACTATGAGGACAATGGGACCTATTCGGCATCAAACGGCGTTCTGACGCTGAGTGATTCCGACAATGCCTACGACTTGTTTGAAGCCGGAAGCTTCTATCCCGATGCCTATAAACGGACCAGTGGAACAAGCGGAATCATCGGGACCTGGAAAAGCCTTGTCGAAGGTTATGGATACTATGAGATGCTGACCATAGAAAGCGATGGTAACTTCAGTAACATAGAATATGATAGCTCTGATACAGCAATAGAGACTATAAGTGGCACCTACTCAGTCTCAAACGGTGTCCTTACACTGACAATAAAATCAGAAAGTGGAGATATACTAGGGGTATGTTATACGAAGTACGTCCTTCTCTCCTCGGATGACTATCTGTCCATTGGCGTTCCTGTTAGCGACAGCAGCAATGCGAACGACGGAGGCTTTGCAAAGCAGTAG